A window of the Falco biarmicus isolate bFalBia1 chromosome 10, bFalBia1.pri, whole genome shotgun sequence genome harbors these coding sequences:
- the SRC gene encoding proto-oncogene tyrosine-protein kinase Src isoform X1, with amino-acid sequence MGSSKSKPKDPSQRRRSLEPTDNTHHGGYPASQTPSKAAAPDAHRTPSRSFGTMAAESKLFGGFNTSDTVTSPQRAGALAGGVTTFVALYDYESRTETDLSFKKGERLQIVNNTRKVDVREGDWWLAHSLTTGQTGYIPSNYVAPSDSIQAEEWYFGKITRRESERLLLNPENPRGTFLVRESETTKGAYCLSVSDFDNAKGLNVKHYKIRKLDSGGFYITSRTQFNSLQQLVAYYSKHADGLCHRLTNVCPTSKPQTQGLAKDAWEIPRESLRLEVKLGQGCFGEVWMGTWNGTTRVAIKTLKPGTMSPEAFLQEAQVMKKLRHEKLVQLYAVVSEEPIYIVTEYMSKGSLLDFLKGEMGKYLRLPQLVDMAAQIASGMAYVERMNYVHRDLRAANILVGENLVCKVADFGLARLIEDNEYTARQGAKFPIKWTAPEAALYGRFTIKSDVWSFGILLTELTTKGRVPYPGMVNREVLDQVERGYRMPCPPECPESLHDLMCQCWRKDPEERPTFEYLQAFLEDYFTSTEPQYQPGENL; translated from the exons ATGGGGAGCAGCAAGAGCAAGCCCAAAGACCCCAGCCAGCGCCGGCGCAGCCTGGAGCCCACCGACAACACCCACCACGGGGGCTACCCGGCCTCGCAGACACCCAGCAAGGCAGCCGCTCCTGATGCCCATCGCACCCCCAGCCGCTCCTTCGGGACCATGGCCGCTGAGTCCAAACTCTTTGGAGGCTTCAACACCTCTGACACGGTCACCTCGCCGCAGCGTGCCGGGGCACTGGCTG GTGGAGTCACCACCTTCGTGGCCCTCTACGACTACGAGTCCCGGACCGAAACAGACTTGTCCTTCAAGAAAGGAGAGCGCCTGCAAATCGTCAACAACAC GAGAAAGGTGGATGTCAG GGAAGGTGACTGGTGGCTGGCTCATTCCCTCACTACAGGACAGACGGGCTACATCCCCAGTAACTATGTCGCGCCCTCAGACTCCATCCAGGCTGAAGA GTGGTACTTTGGGAAGATCACTCGCCGGGAATCCGAGCGGCTGCTGCTCAACCCCGAAAACCCCCGAGGGACCTTCCTGGTCCGGGAGAGCGAGACCACGAAAG GTGCCTACTGCCTCTCCGTCTCCGACTTCGACAACGCCAAGGGGCTCAATGTGAAGCACTACAAGATCCGCAAGCTGGACAGTGGTGGCTTCTACATCACCTCCCGCACCCAGTTCaacagcctgcagcagctggtggccTATTACTCCA AACACGCTGACGGCTTGTGCCACCGCCTCACCAATGTGTGCCCCACGTCCAAGCCCCAGACCCAAGGCCTTGCCAAGGATGCCTGGGAAATCCCCCGGGAATCGCTGCGGCTGGAGGTCAAGCTGGGACAGGGCTGCTTCGGAGAAGTGTGGATGG GGACCTGGAACGGCACCACCCGGGTGGCCATCAAGACCCTGAAGCCTGGCACCATGTCCCCGGAGGCCTTCCTGCAGGAAGCCCAGGTCATGAAGAAGCTCCGGCATGAGAAGCTGGTTCAGCTCTACGCCGTGGTTTCAGAGGAGCCCATTTACATTGTCACCGAGTACATGAGCAAGG GGAGCCTCCTGGACTTCTTGAAGGGCGAGATGGGCAAGTACCTGCGGCTGCCCCAGCTCGTGGATATGGCAGCTCAG ATCGCATCTGGCATGGCCTACGTGGAGAGGATGAACTACGTCCACCGGGACCTCCGGGCGGCCAACATCCTCGTGGGGGAGAACCTGGTGTGCAAAGTGGCTGACTTCGGCTTGGCGCGCCTCATCGAGGACAACGAGTACACCGCTCGGCAAG GCGCGAAGTTCCCCATCAAGTGGACGGCTCCCGAAGCTGCTCTGTACGGCAGGTTTACCATCAAGTCGGACGTCTGGTCCTTTGGCATCCTCTTGACCGAGCTGACCACCAAGGGCAGAGTGCCGTACCCAG GGATGGTGAACCGGGAGGTGCTGGACCAGGTGGAGCGAGGGTACCGCATGCCCTGCCCGCCCGAGTGCCCCGAGTCCCTGCACGACCTCATGTGCCAGTGCTGGAGGAAGGACCCAGAGGAGCGACCCACCTTCGAGTACCTGCAGGCTTTCCTGGAGGACTACTTCACCTCGACAGAGCCCCAGTACCAGCCTGGCGAGAACCTATAG
- the SRC gene encoding proto-oncogene tyrosine-protein kinase Src isoform X2, with translation MGSSKSKPKDPSQRRRSLEPTDNTHHGGYPASQTPSKAAAPDAHRTPSRSFGTMAAESKLFGGFNTSDTVTSPQRAGALAGGVTTFVALYDYESRTETDLSFKKGERLQIVNNTEGDWWLAHSLTTGQTGYIPSNYVAPSDSIQAEEWYFGKITRRESERLLLNPENPRGTFLVRESETTKGAYCLSVSDFDNAKGLNVKHYKIRKLDSGGFYITSRTQFNSLQQLVAYYSKHADGLCHRLTNVCPTSKPQTQGLAKDAWEIPRESLRLEVKLGQGCFGEVWMGTWNGTTRVAIKTLKPGTMSPEAFLQEAQVMKKLRHEKLVQLYAVVSEEPIYIVTEYMSKGSLLDFLKGEMGKYLRLPQLVDMAAQIASGMAYVERMNYVHRDLRAANILVGENLVCKVADFGLARLIEDNEYTARQGAKFPIKWTAPEAALYGRFTIKSDVWSFGILLTELTTKGRVPYPGMVNREVLDQVERGYRMPCPPECPESLHDLMCQCWRKDPEERPTFEYLQAFLEDYFTSTEPQYQPGENL, from the exons ATGGGGAGCAGCAAGAGCAAGCCCAAAGACCCCAGCCAGCGCCGGCGCAGCCTGGAGCCCACCGACAACACCCACCACGGGGGCTACCCGGCCTCGCAGACACCCAGCAAGGCAGCCGCTCCTGATGCCCATCGCACCCCCAGCCGCTCCTTCGGGACCATGGCCGCTGAGTCCAAACTCTTTGGAGGCTTCAACACCTCTGACACGGTCACCTCGCCGCAGCGTGCCGGGGCACTGGCTG GTGGAGTCACCACCTTCGTGGCCCTCTACGACTACGAGTCCCGGACCGAAACAGACTTGTCCTTCAAGAAAGGAGAGCGCCTGCAAATCGTCAACAACAC GGAAGGTGACTGGTGGCTGGCTCATTCCCTCACTACAGGACAGACGGGCTACATCCCCAGTAACTATGTCGCGCCCTCAGACTCCATCCAGGCTGAAGA GTGGTACTTTGGGAAGATCACTCGCCGGGAATCCGAGCGGCTGCTGCTCAACCCCGAAAACCCCCGAGGGACCTTCCTGGTCCGGGAGAGCGAGACCACGAAAG GTGCCTACTGCCTCTCCGTCTCCGACTTCGACAACGCCAAGGGGCTCAATGTGAAGCACTACAAGATCCGCAAGCTGGACAGTGGTGGCTTCTACATCACCTCCCGCACCCAGTTCaacagcctgcagcagctggtggccTATTACTCCA AACACGCTGACGGCTTGTGCCACCGCCTCACCAATGTGTGCCCCACGTCCAAGCCCCAGACCCAAGGCCTTGCCAAGGATGCCTGGGAAATCCCCCGGGAATCGCTGCGGCTGGAGGTCAAGCTGGGACAGGGCTGCTTCGGAGAAGTGTGGATGG GGACCTGGAACGGCACCACCCGGGTGGCCATCAAGACCCTGAAGCCTGGCACCATGTCCCCGGAGGCCTTCCTGCAGGAAGCCCAGGTCATGAAGAAGCTCCGGCATGAGAAGCTGGTTCAGCTCTACGCCGTGGTTTCAGAGGAGCCCATTTACATTGTCACCGAGTACATGAGCAAGG GGAGCCTCCTGGACTTCTTGAAGGGCGAGATGGGCAAGTACCTGCGGCTGCCCCAGCTCGTGGATATGGCAGCTCAG ATCGCATCTGGCATGGCCTACGTGGAGAGGATGAACTACGTCCACCGGGACCTCCGGGCGGCCAACATCCTCGTGGGGGAGAACCTGGTGTGCAAAGTGGCTGACTTCGGCTTGGCGCGCCTCATCGAGGACAACGAGTACACCGCTCGGCAAG GCGCGAAGTTCCCCATCAAGTGGACGGCTCCCGAAGCTGCTCTGTACGGCAGGTTTACCATCAAGTCGGACGTCTGGTCCTTTGGCATCCTCTTGACCGAGCTGACCACCAAGGGCAGAGTGCCGTACCCAG GGATGGTGAACCGGGAGGTGCTGGACCAGGTGGAGCGAGGGTACCGCATGCCCTGCCCGCCCGAGTGCCCCGAGTCCCTGCACGACCTCATGTGCCAGTGCTGGAGGAAGGACCCAGAGGAGCGACCCACCTTCGAGTACCTGCAGGCTTTCCTGGAGGACTACTTCACCTCGACAGAGCCCCAGTACCAGCCTGGCGAGAACCTATAG